Below is a window of Geomonas oryzisoli DNA.
TTCAGGTGGATGTCCGACCCCTTCGCCTTCATGGCTATGGCGAGGATCTCGTTAAGTTGCATGGTTTAGGCTGCGCCGGGTGCTTGGGCGTCTTGTTCTGGAGCGGTGAGCTTAGCCCTGATCTCTTCGGTGATTTCCGGATGTTCCTTGAGGAAAAGCCTTGAGTTTTCACGTCCCTGGCCGATGCGCTCCTTGCCGTAGGAGAACCAGGCGCCGCTTTTCTCCACCACGTTGCGCTCAACGGCCAGGTCGAGCACGTCGCCTTCCTTGGAGATCCCTTCGCCGTAGAGGATGTCGAACTCCACTTCCTTGAACGGGGGGGCCACCTTGTTCTTGACCACCTTGACGCGGGTCCGGGAACCGATCATGTCGTTGCCCTGCTTGAGGGCGGCGATCTTCCTGATATCCATGCGGACCGAGGCGTAGAACTTGAGCGCGTTGCCGCCGGTGGTGGTCTCCGGGTTGCCGAACATGACGCCGATCTTCATCCTGATCTGGTTGATGAAGATGACACAGCAGTTGGACTTGGAGATGATGCCGGTGAGTTTCCTCAGGGCCTGGGACATCAGGCGCGCCTGCAGGCCCATGTGCGAGTCGCCCATGTCCCCTTCGATCTCTGCTTTCGGGACCAGGGCGGCGACGGAGTCGACGACGAGGACGTCGATGGCGCCGGAGCGCACCAGGGTTTCCGCGATTTCCAGCGCCTGCTCGCCGGTGTCCGGCTGGGAGACCAGCAGGTCGTCGGTCTTGACGCCGAGCTTCCTGGCGTAGCCGATGTCGAGGGCGTGTTCGGCGTCGACGAAGGCCGCGATGCCGCCCAGTTTCTGGGCTTCGGCGATCACGTGCAGGGCGAGGGTGGTCTTGCCGGAAGATTCCGGTCCGAAGATCTCGATGACGCGGCCGCGGGGCACGCCCCCGACCCCAAGGGCGAGGTCCAGGGAGAGGGAGCCGGTCGGGATCGACGCCACGTCCGGCAGCGCCTCCTCGTTGCCGAGCCTCATGATGGCCCCTTTGCCGAACTGTTTCTCGATCTGGCTCATGGCCAGGTCGAGGGCTTTTTCCGCTTTTTCCTTATCGAGCATCGTTTTATATCTCCTTAGCCTTGTCAGGCGCTGTTTTGGGTCTGGTTCCGGAACCAATCACACATAACATAAAAACCGTTCAAGGTTCAACGTTCAATGTTCAAAACGGGAAAACGTTCGACGTTCAAGGTTCAACGTTCAAGATTTGACGGTCGCCAGATGAACACGCTCTGCTACGGCTCCCGTGCCACTTCGTATTGATGAGGTCAACGTCGAACGTGTTTTTAGAGATCTCTGTCGCCATGGCTCCCGTGCCACTTCGGATGATCGGGTTAACGTCGAACGTTGAACGTTGAACGGCCGTTAAAACAGCGCCGGCTGGATCAGCTCCTGTTCCAGCGGCAGCACCAGGAAGAAGGAACTGCCGTCGTTGCTCTCCACCCAGACCATGCCGCCGTGGGCCTCGACCATCCCCTTGACGATGGCGAGCCCCAGCCCGGCGCCTTTGCCCTGCCGCCTGCCGCTGGAGTGGTGCCTGATATCGCCCACCTCGTAGAAGATCTCGAAGATGCCCAGTTGTTCGTGCAGCG
It encodes the following:
- the recA gene encoding recombinase RecA; its protein translation is MLDKEKAEKALDLAMSQIEKQFGKGAIMRLGNEEALPDVASIPTGSLSLDLALGVGGVPRGRVIEIFGPESSGKTTLALHVIAEAQKLGGIAAFVDAEHALDIGYARKLGVKTDDLLVSQPDTGEQALEIAETLVRSGAIDVLVVDSVAALVPKAEIEGDMGDSHMGLQARLMSQALRKLTGIISKSNCCVIFINQIRMKIGVMFGNPETTTGGNALKFYASVRMDIRKIAALKQGNDMIGSRTRVKVVKNKVAPPFKEVEFDILYGEGISKEGDVLDLAVERNVVEKSGAWFSYGKERIGQGRENSRLFLKEHPEITEEIRAKLTAPEQDAQAPGAA